GCTGGTAGCAGAACGCACCAATGAGCGAGCCGAAAAAAAACGGCCTTCAGCTACTCAAATTCGTCCCAAAACGGACAAAGCTTATTACGAAATACTCCGACTTTTAGAGGTGGCTTATATTCAGGGACAGGCGCCAGTAGACCGGGAATCGATTGAAAATCTGGTGAGATACCTCAATGAACACACGAACAACGTGCGCATGGTACATCGGCAGAGTCAGGCACAACGGAAGTCCCGCAGCAATCAAAAAGAGGAGTCGGAGGAGATATCGGATTGAATGTTCAGAAAGTTTCACCGCATCTCGCGGAAAGCGCTATGGAGAATGGGCAACGTAAGGGAGAAGGCAAGCACATCACTGACAGTTTGACACATCTCTACACCCATCAAACCGAACGTATTCGGCAAAATCATCATCAGCGGAATGAAGAAAAGTCCGCTACGTGCCGCCGCTAAAATATTGGCCCGTATCGTCTTGCGGATGGTCTGCGTGAACATATTGCCAAGGATAATCAGCCCCGTCAGAGGTAGCGAAGCCAACTGCCATTTCAGTGCCACAGTGCCGACAGCTACGACCGCCGGATCACGACGGAAAAGAACGATAATGTGATCCGAAAAAATCCACCCGATGACACTACAGACGAGTAGGAATAACGTGCTGACACGCACCGCATACCAGAAGCCATCCTTGACTCGCTCGTAGAGGCGGGCGCCATAGCAGAAGCCACAAAAAGGCTGGAATCCCTGTCCAAAACCGATGACGGCAGCCAGTAGGATCATCGTAAAACGATTCACGACAGACATGCCGGCAATAGCCGCATCGCCATACGCACCGGCGCCATAGTTAAGCATAACCGTGGCCAGGCTGCTGAGTCCCTGACGGGAGAGCGAAGGGGTTCCGCCGGCCATAATTTCTTGAATATAGACCTTGGAGGGGGAAAAATTCTGTAGGCGAATGCGAATACTACCACCGCGATGGGTCATGCGCAGGAGAATAACGAAGCTGACAGCTTGTCCGATTACCGTGGCCACCGCGGCGCCGGCAATTCCCATGTTGAAGACAAAAATGAACAGCGGATCGAGCGCCACATTGAGGATGGCACCCGTCGCGATGCCTCGCATGGCATAAATGGCGTTGCCCTGGAAGCGCATTTGGTTGTTTAGCGTAAAGGCCCCGGTGACGAGGGGTGTCCCGAGCAGTGTAA
The sequence above is drawn from the Tannerella serpentiformis genome and encodes:
- a CDS encoding MATE family efflux transporter — translated: MEQRRDNYAFLTEGPVHRVIGTMAVPTIISMLVISLYNMADTFFVGRIDTQSTAAIGIVFSVMFLVQAISFFFGNGSGNYISRELGAKRRRNAEVMATTGFVYALAGGLLILIVGELFLTPLSRWLGSTPTILPYTRTYLGITLLGTPLVTGAFTLNNQMRFQGNAIYAMRGIATGAILNVALDPLFIFVFNMGIAGAAVATVIGQAVSFVILLRMTHRGGSIRIRLQNFSPSKVYIQEIMAGGTPSLSRQGLSSLATVMLNYGAGAYGDAAIAGMSVVNRFTMILLAAVIGFGQGFQPFCGFCYGARLYERVKDGFWYAVRVSTLFLLVCSVIGWIFSDHIIVLFRRDPAVVAVGTVALKWQLASLPLTGLIILGNMFTQTIRKTIRANILAAARSGLFFIPLMMILPNTFGLMGVEMCQTVSDVLAFSLTLPILHSAFREMR